The Papaver somniferum cultivar HN1 unplaced genomic scaffold, ASM357369v1 unplaced-scaffold_35, whole genome shotgun sequence genome segment AAATCCACCAGAAAGACCATAAGGATCATAGAAAAAGGAATTGGGAAAATTCAAGTTAAAAGTATAGAGTTTCATTTTCCTTGTGATGTTCCTAGTTTCTATTAGAAAAATAATGTCGGGATTATTAGACCTTATCAAGTCCTTAAGGTGATTTCTAGTAGTTTTGTTTCCAAATCCACACACATTCCATGAACAATTTTCTTTGTTTTAAAATCACAAATATGGCAAAACAACAATATATTTGAGCATGAAGTAAAATCAATTTTAAAACTTCTATCAATGTACTTATAAATAGATGTTTGATAATAAATACCTGAGACTCCATGTGCTACTTGCAGCTTGCATATTGCTCACATTAGATTGAAGTTGGTCAAGATTGATCATAGTTGTTGTGCTTTGGGAAGCTTGCTTGCTGATAATGTTCATGGAAGGAGTGACATTACTCTGACCTGTTGGTTCAACATTCTTCTGTCTTTTACCTAATCTTGCCATTCcttcttattcttcatcttcaacatttttcTCGGGACTATCCACAACGGTCGTGCTGGTTACATCCATTACCAGAATACCGTCAGTAGGGGAACAAACTGGCGTCCTTTTCTACTAGCCCTTCTGGTTTGCATGACAGGACAAGATTGAGTTCTGACTTGCATAGAAGGGTTCCCTTAACTCCAAAATTATGTGGATTTTTGTGAGCAGCTTCCACGAGAGAGAACATTTTCTTGCTAGAAAGGTTTATCACATAAAAATTTGGGCAAACTTTGTGTGGTTGCTTTTCGTAAAAGTATCTGACCCACCTGGTAATGCCAACAACAATAATGGCAAGGGTTCCTCTTCTAAGTGGTTTGTTCATATCCACAGTAACACAAACCTTGACCAGTTCTCCATCAGCAGGGATGTAGTTTGGTGGGTCAATTGCAATTACATCTCCCATGATATTTCCCATTTCTCTTATTACTTTTTCTTTCATGAACTCCGGTAGCAGATTCTTCAGCTGGATCCAAAAGCATTGATGACCCCAGTTTAGCTTGTTATAAGGAATTTCAGGATAGTGCTCATGGAGAACCACTAGATTATCGTTAATGCTCCATGGCCTTAGCATAAATATTGTGTCCATCGTATCCTAGTAAGTGAATTTGAATATCACGATGTTCTGATCAAGTTGAATTACCTTGATTTCTTCGGAATCGATAAAATCCCAAGTGAGATTCAGATGTTTCTCCACAGATTTCCTTGACATTCTCCCCTCAATTATAAtttttccaattagggtattttcCCAATCTTTTTCACTATCATCTGTTTCATATTCAAAGTGGTTCATAATTTCATTATCAGCATCATCGATCTGCAGAGTGGTGTCATGCAGCTGGTTTGCAAGAGTTGATACCTCTTCACCATCTTCGTTTTGGTTAATAGAGATTGCATGCTTAATTGAGTTGAATGGCGGCTTCGTTAGTCTTGAAGAACACAAATTTGCATAATTGAAATAGAGAATTAGGGTCTGTGGGTAACTCCTAGTAAAAGGGATGGAATTTATCTTGTGATTTTGCTTTGACATCGGAGATGATTGATAGAACTTAGGAATTTCCGTTACGGGAAAGGCAATAAGGATAATTGACTTGAACCCCAGAAAGAAATTATGTTTTCTGATGAATTTAGGTTTTCGTCCGTTATAGTGATAATTGCATGTGCGACCCGCATGCATTATGTGAGGGTTGGACCAACCGTGTATCGAGTCAGCCGATCCGGAAATCTTCTAGTGGACACCATCAGTAGCAGATAATTCCAATTCTTCAACAAGCATGTAAACAACAACTGCAAACGCCAAGATCAAAACTGAATTTAAGGCATACGCCATTATTGAGCAATATACAGGACTACAATCACAGGGGAGAAACAAAATAATTAGTTTGCCATCAAGTTAAAAGGATTACACCAACAAAAGTAAGTATGAAAAACTAGTAAATCAGGTGAAAACTAtaagaaaaaaatttgaaaaacaagaTCAGGTAGGATGATCCAATAGTATTTTCGTTTTCATTAAACAACTAGGATTATGCTTAGAGAAAGACTTAATTTATAGAATTATTCTTCATTAGCTAGACCCTAATATGATAACAGTGCCATCAAAGAACGGCAAGGTTGATCATTTGGAATATATCATTGCTAATGATGTGATTGAAAAGTTGAGGATGATTTAGGATATGATGACCAATGGGACAGTGAGATGGTGAAAACGACAATCTGAGCTGGCACACGCATGCAGGCTTGGCTGATCTGATAGTAGAATAATATGGGGCTAAGAAGGCAAATCAGACAGCCATTACATTAGCCCAAAAAGCCAATGCAAACGTAACCTGCTTAAACGCTTTTTCGCCTCCTAGTTTTCTTTTCGAATGTCTCAAGATTGGCAGAACACTAGATAGCCTAACACCATAACGGAAAAATCTAGAACAAACTATTTATGTTCTTAAATTAAAATTTCTTATATCAAAGTCTAAAACAGCTATTATCAGGGAGGGTTGTTAAGAAACTAAGAGGAAGTTTACTTTTGGTTAGAATGAATTGACTTGATTATTTCCGTTGACAATCTAATAATTTAGGAATGGGATCCTTATCCAAAGGTAATGCAATATTTTCTTAGCTGTATTAAGATTCAAGAAAATGTATCAGGCACATCCTAGTGTATTCAAGGGAGTATTCTAATTCCATCCTCCACCATGAAGAAAAGTTTGAGTTACACACGTTCCGTGTTTTAGCTGCAAAGTTACGGAAATAAAGAGGTATCAAATATTGCAATACAACTAACAGATGAATGGGAGACTGAAAAGTTTAGAGCAACTATGAGAGAGAAAGAGTTGTACAGAAACTCCCTCTGTAATGCAAAACTAACTAAACAAAACATCACTCAAACATCAATTCTACTCCAGATTCATAGAAATTACAGAAACACAAAATCAAACAACAATGAAAGCAAGAAGAAGCTCTTCTGCTTATCATTCTCAAATGgaaactagaaaaaaaaaaaaccaaatagcTATCTCAAAACCTGAAaatagaagaaaacaaagaaacccAAATAACCTTTCTTCCAAGAGAATCAAAGTGCGATTAAAGAAACCCAATCACCCATATCACTTCATGGAGGCTGTTCTTTTTGCAGCTCCCTTCATCACCCTCTTCCCAGCCAAACCCTTGTTCTTTGCTTCTGCTGCACTGGATCTTGTATCAATGGCAGAACCTTTCCTCCCTCTCTTTTTTTCTGACGATTTGGTTTCTAGAGGTGCTGCACAAGTTGGCATAATTTTGCTGCACTGGATCTTGTATCAATGTCAAACCCTCTAAACATCTCTTGCTTTTATAGGCATAATTTTGACAAAATGCATTATGTATCTTTAAAATTTACTCTGCATTTACATCTGAAACTTTTCAACTTCAAAATCTATGCATCATATTCTTTAATTGATTATCTTTCGGATCGATTCATCTTCAGGAATTGTAAACTGACTGTCGATTTCTTTTGGATTGCAGGCATTGAACCATCACCGACAATCACTTTACTCTGGGACCCTTGTACTCTATCCTTGAGAACCACCTTGAATTTGGACCTTGAGATATGGACAATTTGGTGTCTTACTCAATCTAAACAACTATCTTCTATCTCACCCATGTGCTATACCTATCCTAGTAAATCAAACCCTCAACTTTCCTACCCAACCCTCAAAAATACCTATTCAGTGTCTCTTATGGTCTTGACCAATTCCTTGTCATACCAAACAAGGAGCAATAAATACAACTTCATCAGCTTTATCTGGAGACTGTCCTCATATACCATCAGTGAGTGCACAAGACAAAATGGAGCCAGAACTTACCTAACATGCAGAAGGGTTTCAAAGCATCTTTGTACTTTGATAGTCAGAAGTCACGGACAATTACTTGGGATTCAAATTTACATCACCACCAAAAAATATATTATTCTAAAAGAACAGCGAACCTCTTTGAAATCTCACTCTCTCCTGCTCTTAAGCTCTGTTAAACATAGAGTTCAAGCCCTCTTTGTTTCAAGGTCATATTCCAAATACCAATCATCTTTGACAGAATATATTAAAATGTCAATTACTTTGGATACCTCTTCTGTGGATGAACTCACTGAAGCTATGCAAGCAAACACAATTATCCAAGATCCCCTGAGGCCTGTGGTGATTCTAAGCAAAGCTTCTCTCAAACCAAGTCCTCCTCAAGATGATAACTGGTGTGATGTGGGTAAACTTCATAGTAATACAAATGTCAACTACCAGGAAGCGCAAACTTATGCAAGGAAATACTGGAATCTGAAGAAATATGTAATAGTCACCCCCTTCTATAAGAAGAAGAACTTCTTtcacttttgctttaaccatgcaGCTGATATCTTAGCTTTTAACTACCAAAAACCCTGGCTGGTTTATGACTCCATATTAGCCATGATCCAAATACCTGTTGAAGGAGTACATAAAATTAAAGATGAAGAGTTTGAAAGAGTAAAATTAAGCATCACAATGAAGAGAGTTCCAAATAATTATATCACCTTCGGTGCCTTGGAAGGAATCGCAAGAACTGCTGGTCAGTTAATGTTATTCAAGGATCCTTATGGAAGAGATTATTATgaaaagaatgttgaaacaatggtggaggtggaggtcaCAAAAACACTTCCCTTTGGCTCTGACTGTTTGGTAGATGGTGTTAAAACATGGATAGAATTCTCTTATGCTCTACAGCCCTTCAAGCTTTGTCAGTTCTGTCGTTCTCTTGATCACTCTAAGAATAGTTGCACATCAAAAAGAATTGAGATTCTAGCAGCCAAGAGAGCTCTGTCAACATCTCAACTGGTAAATCCAGCTTTCAACTCTCCTGGTTTCAACCTCAATGGTAAAAATCCTTCTACAAGTAAGCCTACAACAAACCCATTTGCTGCTCTAAGTCAGATGGAGGAGGATGTGATAATCAGCTATGAAAAGAATGTGCACACCAAGAAACCTGATCTCCATCAGCCTGCTGACAAGACTAAGCTCACGAAGGCTATGATCCAGGTCTCAGATCCTTCCACTCAAGGACCTTCTGAAAACCATCACCGTGTCACTGTAAACAACAAGTCTGTATTGCTTCCTTCTCAAAATATTGAACAATACGCTTACAACCCTTTTCAATCCAGGCCCAAAACCCAGATACCCATTTCTGATCCAGTTTATCGACCAGGTTTCGGTCCTTTCCCCAAATACCCACAAACCATTTCACCTCAAAATCCAAATCTCGATTCTcagaagaagaaatggaaaatATCGAAATCTAGGAAATCATCAGAAAACCCCTTCATGTTAGAATCTTCTAACTCCTCCGATAAGCAAAAGAGAGAAGTCGATCAAACCCCCAAATATCTCAGAAGAAGCCGAAACAAACTTTGATCCCAACCTTAAATCCAATTGATGAAACTCatccaaaccctaacttccaaAAAAAGCTTTCCCTAACCTTTCAAGAAGGCTCTactgacaaaaccctaattctgagtAAAAGATCCAAGTTCATTAAGTCTCAAAAGGCAGTCAAGGATGCAAAGGGGAGGAGACTTGTAAGAGATGATGGAACTAAGTGGTTGAAGATGCTGCTTCTTTGCCTGCAAATCATTTGGAGATTGGCGCTAGCCAGGTTAGTATGATTTTCTACAAAAAACAAGCTTTTTTACTGAGAAACTATTTTAGATTACATTGTGTCTGCATAACCATCTCTAATATAATTTTAAACAATTTCATGAAACTACCTTATCCTACAGTGTCTTAATTCTGGCATTTCATTAAGATCATGTCATGGAATTGCCAAGGTCTAGGTCCCCCTCATACTAGACAGAACTTGAAAAAACTCATAAACTCACATGAACCAAACATCTtatttctctctgaaacaaaaCAATTCCATGATTTTGTAGGAAAAACTATGCAAACATCCATGTATTATAACTTTATTTGCCAAGACCCTATTGGTAAAGCTGGTGGTCTTGTGCTTGCTTGGGATAACAATGTTAAATTTCAAGTGCTTTATCAAGATAATAACTAAATAAATTGTaaagtttgtgttagagcatagctcggtcaacctcgcatgcgttgctatctcaagcatgtttgtcaatgttagtgatcaaaactataagtcttgatttctagcctacatagctaagtctcggactaggatagaaaagtgtagttgagctcaaggacttcatggcgattcatcatacaacgacgaagatctatacaaggaaccgtggaacttcatcaacaaaaaggtatgtggagacttgaacttatctatcactcaaaagtctatctcttctatctcctacttcttatgagacaaaagtcgtatgctatagatcatacacatttgatatttcgagctgaacattcattgcttatcttttatctcgaaatcgtgtgttggtaaaacgtttcgctttgatcaagtttatcttcacctagtgacgaaagtcatgaaaagtttcaatcactttgagaattgctctgacgtgaattggtctgtgaataacggctacatagcgtcctctgagaatgtctcaatgattgaaataagagtttagattacataaccatgtattccttgaaccaaagttttcgaactttgttgatgataggctcagaaacctacaataaatactgcaagtgcacaacgtctaactcgtagacaatggcaagtacaggtcgttcccacgaggagtgtaaaaattttctactaactaatacccagaattgaataatcgaattaataatgttttaataattttcagAAACTCGAAACAAAATCaagtaataataattctaacaataaaaaaatggaaatgggttattaggattttcagtttccaccaattaattaccaaactctactaatctttaagaatatattccatgtgttttcaaatactgtttcgcCGCTATagtttccttcgcttcatgggtagtgattctaaagcattacctatcaatccttgcataccacgtctagggatttaaccgaagcacgaaatatcaattcaaaagcataaataatcaagaaaatcacataaatgaTTAAACATcaagctttgtgaagaaaaaactactagtcattcaaatcattattgagcatataaatatagagtttacacaatttattggtttctaccttaaccctaacataacactagctagaaatggctttctcaaaagccataaacatagtaaaattaaactctagctaatgaaaaatgaagaatcgaaaacaaaacttcaaaacccttccttcgttgcggcactgtggccggCTTCCCCCTTTCTCAAATAGTCACCCACCTCCTTATGcacctttcttttcttttatttcattaatcaaagtatcaaaataaattattctatgaaatatcttgcatgcaagttgatgtcgtcatcagtatctttccccaaatagtattgccacctcgttcttccaatgaaataataaactccccttatttccaaaatctcccaaatgaagaaagagttattttatttccaaaatagtcacgtgtaaatattcctcaattaattcttcacatgacaaataaattatctttcttgGTGGtatatatatttgtaataaagtaagaaagataaaatagttcccattttcagtttccatgcgccaaccccactttgatttcaattcctttgtgcgtttctgcctcgcctctgaaataattttatgctgctgatatatatggagataccaggccaactacattttgtcattttttgtcattgtggttgttgatatatacaccaggccaacccatttcaccattgtggttgctaataccaggccaacccgccAGCTGATACattgaaataccaggccagcataataagtgctgctgatatatagaaataccaggccagcaaaataagtgctgctgatatatggagataccaggccagcataataagtgctgctgatatagaaataccaggccagcatagtaagtgttgctgatatatagaaataccaggccagcataataagatgatgatacatggaaataccaggccagcataataagttctgctgatatatagaaataccaggccgacatatttcatcattgtggttgctgatatatggaagtaccaggccaaccacattttgccattttcggcgcaaacaccattaagtctcacattttgctgtttattcgctggatgatcgaattcacttgtactttctacaaaagcactaaaatagtattaataactaaaatattgtatcctagctaatataaatatgggtataaaatgtagcatttatatgcttatcaacacccccacacttatattttgctagtcctcgagcaaaacagagatattatgc includes the following:
- the LOC113342177 gene encoding uncharacterized protein LOC113342177, translated to MHAGRTCNYHYNGRKPKFIRKHNFFLGFKSIILIAFPVTEIPKFYQSSPMSKQNHKINSIPFTRSYPQTLILYFNYANLCSSRLTKPPFNSIKHAISINQNEDGEEVSTLANQLHDTTLQIDDADNEIMNHFEYETDDSEKDWENTLIGKIIIEGRMSRKSVEKHLNLTWDFIDSEEIKLKNLLPEFMKEKVIREMGNIMGDVIAIDPPNYIPADGELVKVCVTVDMNKPLRRGTLAIIVVGITRWVRYFYEKQPHKVCPNFYVINLSSKKMFSLVEAAHKNPHNFGVKGTLLCKSELNLVLSCKPEGLVEKDASLFPY